The Sporomusa termitida genome has a window encoding:
- a CDS encoding YczE/YyaS/YitT family protein yields the protein MIKRIIFLLWGLFLFALGIVLTVQSNLGASPWDVLHLGLINYFPVTLGEVSQLTGIIVILLSWLLGVKPGWGSIANMYFIGLYIDIIVGSGWIPGQQQWPAQLAMLLAGVGLIGWASYFYLTAAFGAGPRDSFMVGAVQKTGWPVWKVRTILESGVAATGYCLGGPVGPGTIIIAVTLGPAIQWAFAVMGQRPQDIEHTPFVFWLPRPVGNQEQDKAAVMDFTEKGGETSGRECKISQ from the coding sequence ATGATAAAAAGAATCATCTTTTTATTATGGGGCCTGTTTTTATTTGCCCTGGGAATTGTCTTGACTGTGCAAAGTAATCTGGGAGCCTCACCCTGGGATGTTCTGCACCTGGGGCTGATTAATTATTTCCCGGTAACCCTGGGTGAAGTGTCCCAGCTAACCGGGATTATTGTAATCCTGTTGAGCTGGCTGCTGGGAGTCAAGCCAGGCTGGGGCAGTATTGCCAACATGTATTTTATCGGGCTGTATATTGATATTATCGTCGGCAGCGGCTGGATTCCCGGTCAGCAGCAATGGCCCGCCCAGCTGGCAATGCTGCTGGCCGGCGTGGGGCTGATTGGCTGGGCCAGCTATTTTTATCTGACGGCGGCTTTTGGCGCCGGCCCCCGCGACAGCTTTATGGTTGGCGCAGTGCAAAAAACAGGCTGGCCCGTATGGAAGGTGAGGACAATACTGGAATCCGGGGTGGCCGCAACCGGCTATTGTCTGGGCGGTCCTGTAGGCCCCGGCACGATTATTATTGCCGTTACGCTCGGTCCTGCTATTCAATGGGCCTTTGCCGTTATGGGCCAACGGCCGCAGGATATCGAACATACGCCGTTTGTATTTTGGCTGCCCAGGCCTGTTGGCAATCAGGAACAGGATAAGGCGGCGGTTATGGATTTCACGGAAAAAGGCGGAGAAACAAGTGGCAGAGAATGCAAAATATCACAGTGA
- the rarD gene encoding EamA family transporter RarD translates to MAENAKYHSEHFTGVVSAAGAYLLWGILPVYWKQLAYVPAYEILAHRVIWSCVFMFAVLLATRGIRQFAQETLAIVHNPKKRLGLLVASLLISVNWLIYIWAVNANRVVETSLGYYINPLVSVLLGIMVLKERLSLWQSISVVLAAAGVAALAISYGTIPWVSVSLALSFAFYGMCKKMLGIGAVTSTTLETLIVAPAALVYLLYIAGQGGGAFHLDSLLTAALLMGAGAVTAVPLLLFASGANRLSLSLLGFIQYMSPTIALALGVLLYHEPFTSAHLMAFSLIWLALAVFSLARTRFFVTAEGWLKKAAS, encoded by the coding sequence GTGGCAGAGAATGCAAAATATCACAGTGAACACTTTACCGGCGTAGTGTCTGCAGCCGGAGCTTATTTATTATGGGGAATACTGCCGGTGTACTGGAAGCAGCTGGCTTATGTGCCGGCTTATGAGATCCTGGCCCATCGTGTGATTTGGTCGTGTGTTTTTATGTTTGCGGTTTTGCTGGCAACACGGGGTATCCGGCAGTTTGCCCAGGAAACACTGGCAATTGTGCACAATCCGAAAAAACGTTTAGGCTTACTTGTGGCTTCGCTGCTGATAAGTGTCAACTGGCTTATTTATATCTGGGCAGTTAATGCGAACCGCGTTGTGGAAACAAGCCTTGGTTATTATATTAACCCTCTGGTCAGTGTCCTTTTAGGAATCATGGTTCTTAAAGAGCGCTTGTCTTTGTGGCAAAGCATCTCGGTTGTGCTTGCCGCCGCCGGGGTTGCCGCCCTGGCGATAAGCTACGGGACAATTCCCTGGGTGTCGGTGTCGCTGGCCTTGTCGTTTGCTTTTTACGGCATGTGCAAAAAGATGCTGGGAATTGGCGCTGTAACATCCACAACCCTGGAGACGCTGATTGTAGCCCCGGCGGCCCTGGTTTATTTGCTGTACATAGCCGGCCAGGGCGGCGGTGCTTTTCACCTTGACTCCTTGCTTACGGCCGCTCTGTTAATGGGGGCCGGGGCTGTGACGGCTGTCCCCCTGCTGTTGTTTGCCAGCGGTGCGAACCGTCTTTCGCTCAGCCTGCTGGGGTTTATTCAGTATATGTCGCCCACCATCGCCCTGGCCTTAGGCGTCCTTTTATATCATGAGCCGTTTACCAGTGCCCACCTGATGGCCTTCAGCCTGATCTGGCTGGCGTTGGCGGTGTTTTCACTGGCCAGAACCAGGTTTTTTGTCACGGCGGAAGGCTGGCTGAAAAAAGCAGCCTCTTGA
- a CDS encoding trans-sulfuration enzyme family protein: MHIDTLLIHGDEGDRTTGAASTPIYQASSFRHHTVGQEGGYQYSRGNNPTRHALEKQMALLEGGCRGFAFGSGMAAITAVFNLFKTGDHIIASRNLYGGTSRVLDKIFSRFGLTVAYVDFGSLAGLAAAITPATKALVIETPSNPTLMVTDISGVAALARERGLLTIADNTFMSPYLQQPLRLGVDIVIHSATKFIGGHSDVLAGVVVVKEDQLAEDLHFVQNSTGGVLGPFDSWLLLRGLKTLGLRLDRQSRNAGILAAWLRQRREVQKVYYLGFADHPGYELHQSQARGPGNVVAFDVGDGELARHILGRLRFCMLADSLGGVETMVNLSDVMSHGSVPATRKLQMGITPSLIRLSAGIEDPADIIADFEQAMSR; encoded by the coding sequence ATGCATATCGATACCTTACTTATTCACGGTGACGAGGGCGACCGGACTACCGGCGCCGCCAGCACACCGATCTACCAGGCTTCAAGTTTCAGGCACCATACTGTCGGTCAGGAAGGCGGCTATCAATATTCGCGGGGCAATAATCCGACCAGGCATGCGTTGGAAAAGCAGATGGCCCTGCTGGAAGGCGGTTGCCGGGGTTTTGCTTTTGGATCAGGAATGGCAGCGATAACGGCAGTCTTTAATTTATTCAAGACCGGTGATCATATTATTGCCAGCCGTAATCTGTACGGCGGCACCTCACGGGTGCTTGACAAGATCTTCAGCCGCTTTGGGCTTACGGTTGCTTATGTGGATTTTGGCAGCCTGGCCGGGCTGGCAGCCGCAATTACGCCGGCGACGAAAGCCCTGGTTATCGAGACCCCGTCCAATCCTACTTTGATGGTGACAGATATTAGCGGTGTTGCCGCTCTGGCCCGGGAGCGCGGCTTGTTAACCATTGCCGACAATACCTTTATGTCACCCTATCTGCAGCAGCCGCTGCGCCTGGGGGTTGATATTGTTATCCATAGCGCCACCAAGTTTATTGGCGGCCATAGCGACGTGCTGGCCGGTGTGGTGGTGGTGAAAGAAGACCAACTGGCGGAAGACCTGCATTTTGTGCAAAACTCTACCGGTGGTGTCTTAGGCCCGTTTGATTCCTGGCTGCTGCTGCGGGGGTTAAAAACCCTGGGCTTACGGCTGGACAGACAGTCCCGCAATGCCGGGATACTGGCGGCCTGGCTCCGGCAGCGGCGGGAGGTCCAAAAAGTATATTATCTGGGTTTTGCCGACCATCCCGGCTATGAATTGCACCAAAGTCAGGCCCGGGGCCCGGGGAACGTTGTTGCTTTTGATGTCGGGGACGGTGAGCTGGCCCGCCATATTCTGGGCAGGCTTAGATTCTGCATGTTAGCCGACAGCCTCGGCGGGGTCGAGACCATGGTAAACCTGTCTGACGTCATGTCCCACGGCTCGGTTCCCGCTACGCGGAAATTGCAGATGGGCATTACCCCCAGTCTGATCCGTCTGTCGGCCGGCATTGAAGATCCGGCCGATATTATCGCTGATTTTGAACAGGCTATGAGCCGGTAA
- a CDS encoding 2Fe-2S ferredoxin has product MNKPKSHIFVCTSSRPNGQQKGHCHTKNGVEIVMEFMEEIEERELGGEVFVTNTGCFGICDKGPVVVVYPDNVWYGSVTPADVAEIMENHIEGGMPVKRLEI; this is encoded by the coding sequence ATGAACAAGCCTAAGAGTCATATTTTTGTCTGTACCAGCTCCCGGCCTAACGGTCAGCAAAAAGGTCATTGCCACACGAAAAACGGGGTCGAGATTGTCATGGAATTTATGGAGGAGATTGAGGAAAGGGAGCTGGGCGGTGAAGTATTTGTGACCAATACCGGCTGTTTCGGTATTTGCGACAAGGGCCCGGTTGTGGTTGTTTATCCTGATAATGTCTGGTATGGCTCTGTAACACCGGCTGATGTCGCGGAGATTATGGAAAACCATATCGAAGGCGGCATGCCGGTGAAAAGGTTAGAGATTTAA
- a CDS encoding branched-chain amino acid ABC transporter permease produces the protein MFIQTLVTGLAIGGIYALMAVGYSLVFSILNFSNFAYGSIIMLGAYIGYYLLMEMGVPVYLAIGGSIAGAALLCLLNERLAYSTLRKRNAPSLYFMISAMGTSIFLENFVYATIGSRFYAFPEVLTQQNFSFGGVSIGMLDVFAIVFSFIAIYGLHYFLQNSRTGIAIRAASYDMQVSQLNGVNIARTIGWVFLLAGALAGISGMFLGMKYMVYPTMGWITNKAYIAAVIGGLGSLPGAVVGGLLLGVLETFVSAYVSSVVRDVFSFSLLVVLLLVLPTGLFGKFLEEKV, from the coding sequence ATGTTCATTCAAACACTGGTTACAGGCCTCGCTATCGGCGGTATATACGCACTCATGGCAGTTGGCTACTCCCTGGTATTCAGCATCCTGAATTTCAGTAACTTCGCCTATGGCTCAATTATTATGCTGGGGGCGTATATTGGTTACTACCTGCTAATGGAAATGGGCGTGCCGGTATATCTGGCCATTGGCGGCTCCATTGCCGGGGCGGCCCTGTTATGTTTGCTAAATGAGCGGTTAGCCTATAGTACGCTGCGCAAACGCAATGCACCTTCGCTGTATTTCATGATTAGTGCTATGGGGACCTCAATTTTTTTGGAAAATTTTGTTTATGCCACGATTGGTTCAAGATTCTATGCTTTTCCGGAGGTTCTTACCCAGCAGAATTTTAGTTTTGGCGGGGTTTCGATCGGCATGCTGGATGTTTTTGCCATTGTTTTTTCTTTTATAGCCATCTATGGGCTGCATTACTTTTTACAGAACAGCAGAACAGGTATCGCTATCAGGGCTGCTTCGTATGACATGCAGGTCAGCCAGCTAAACGGTGTTAATATTGCACGCACGATTGGCTGGGTGTTTCTGCTGGCCGGAGCCCTGGCCGGGATTTCCGGCATGTTTTTGGGGATGAAATATATGGTCTATCCCACCATGGGCTGGATTACCAATAAAGCCTATATTGCCGCCGTCATTGGCGGATTGGGCAGCTTGCCGGGGGCCGTGGTCGGCGGACTGCTGCTGGGTGTCCTGGAAACCTTTGTATCGGCCTATGTATCGTCGGTTGTGCGCGATGTATTCAGCTTTTCGCTGCTGGTCGTGCTGTTATTGGTGCTGCCAACCGGTCTGTTCGGCAAATTTCTTGAGGAAAAGGTATAG
- a CDS encoding DNA topoisomerase III: MSKIVVLAEKPSVGRDLARVLQCGSKGNGYLEGPKYIVTWALGHLVTLADPEAYDERYKAWRLEDLPMLPPELKLVVIKQTGKQFSAVKEQLGRKDVSEVVIATDAGREGELVARWILEKAHINKPVKRLWISSVTDKAIRDGFNNLKPGREYENLYASAVARSESDWLVGINATRALTTKYNAQLSCGRVQTPTLAIIAAREAEIKNFQPRTYYGITATAERLKLTWQEAKSKESRTFEKAVCDKIITAITGKKAEVIDVHKVSKKAFSPALYDLTELQRDANKMFGFSAKETLSIMQKLYETHKALTYPRTDSRYLSADIVETLKDRVKACDTGLYPRQILKVLKAPIKSGSHFVDNSRVSDHHAIIPTEQAVVLNSLTDKEKKIYELVVRRFLAVLCPPFEYEETTVKAQIGNEIFSAKGKTVSALGWRELYNNNLDEEEAADDQAVAQTLPHLNKGDILPINAIALTKGETKPPALFTEASLLSAMENPAKYMSGESQALKQIIGQTGGLGTVATRADIIEKLFSSFVIEKKGKDIFITSKGRQLLELAPADLKSPALTAQWEQKLSAIAKGQLKKQAFIAEIKEYTKAIIREIKNSREQFKHDNVTRTRCPECGKYLLEVNGKKGKSLVCQDRECGYRKNVAQVTNARCPNCHKKLELRGEGEARIFVCACGYREKLAAFTERKKQEGDTRVSKKDVSRYLKEQADKPINNALAEALAKLKLH, translated from the coding sequence ATGAGTAAAATTGTGGTATTAGCGGAAAAGCCGTCAGTCGGGCGGGATTTAGCCCGGGTTCTCCAGTGCGGCAGCAAAGGCAATGGTTACCTGGAAGGACCCAAATACATCGTAACCTGGGCCTTGGGGCATCTGGTAACCCTGGCCGATCCCGAAGCCTATGACGAAAGATATAAAGCCTGGCGGCTGGAGGACCTGCCCATGCTGCCCCCGGAACTGAAGCTGGTTGTTATCAAACAAACAGGCAAGCAGTTTAGTGCGGTAAAAGAACAACTAGGCCGCAAGGATGTCAGCGAGGTTGTCATTGCCACTGATGCCGGGCGCGAAGGGGAGCTTGTGGCCAGATGGATACTGGAGAAAGCCCATATTAATAAACCGGTTAAGCGTCTCTGGATTTCCTCTGTGACCGACAAAGCCATCAGGGACGGCTTTAACAATCTAAAGCCAGGCCGGGAATATGAAAACCTGTATGCCTCGGCTGTGGCCCGGTCGGAGTCGGACTGGCTTGTCGGCATTAATGCCACCAGGGCCCTGACTACTAAGTATAATGCCCAACTATCCTGCGGGCGTGTCCAAACCCCGACGCTGGCTATTATTGCCGCCAGAGAGGCCGAGATAAAAAACTTTCAGCCCCGTACCTATTATGGGATTACAGCAACTGCCGAGCGTCTGAAGCTGACCTGGCAGGAGGCTAAATCCAAAGAAAGCAGAACGTTTGAAAAAGCGGTCTGTGACAAAATCATTACAGCGATAACCGGGAAAAAGGCTGAGGTGATTGATGTGCACAAGGTGAGCAAGAAAGCGTTTTCCCCAGCCTTGTATGATCTCACCGAGCTGCAGCGTGATGCTAATAAAATGTTTGGCTTTTCGGCCAAAGAAACATTGTCAATTATGCAGAAACTATATGAAACCCATAAGGCTTTGACCTATCCGCGGACCGACTCGCGTTATCTATCGGCAGATATTGTTGAGACCCTGAAAGACCGGGTGAAAGCCTGTGATACAGGCCTGTACCCCAGACAAATTCTTAAAGTCTTAAAAGCTCCCATCAAGTCCGGCAGCCATTTTGTTGACAATAGCCGAGTGTCTGATCACCATGCGATCATCCCTACTGAACAAGCGGTAGTACTTAATTCGTTAACAGACAAAGAAAAGAAGATTTATGAGCTCGTCGTCAGGCGCTTCCTGGCCGTGCTCTGCCCGCCTTTCGAATATGAAGAGACGACAGTCAAAGCCCAAATTGGCAATGAAATCTTTAGCGCGAAAGGCAAAACCGTAAGTGCGCTTGGCTGGCGAGAGCTATATAACAATAATCTGGATGAGGAGGAAGCGGCTGATGACCAGGCTGTGGCGCAAACGCTTCCCCACTTAAATAAAGGTGATATTTTACCCATAAACGCAATTGCGTTGACTAAAGGTGAGACTAAGCCGCCGGCACTTTTTACCGAAGCCAGCCTATTATCAGCAATGGAAAATCCGGCAAAATATATGTCAGGCGAAAGTCAGGCGCTTAAGCAGATCATCGGGCAAACAGGCGGGCTGGGTACGGTAGCTACCAGGGCTGATATTATTGAAAAGCTCTTTAGCAGTTTTGTCATTGAGAAAAAGGGCAAAGATATCTTTATCACCTCTAAAGGCCGGCAATTGCTGGAACTGGCGCCTGCCGACCTGAAATCACCGGCCTTAACGGCGCAGTGGGAACAAAAACTCAGCGCTATCGCCAAAGGGCAGTTAAAGAAGCAGGCCTTTATTGCCGAAATAAAAGAATATACCAAGGCAATTATCCGCGAGATAAAAAACAGCCGGGAACAGTTCAAGCACGACAATGTAACACGTACGCGCTGCCCGGAATGCGGCAAGTATCTGCTGGAGGTAAACGGCAAGAAAGGCAAGTCGCTGGTTTGTCAGGACCGGGAATGCGGCTACCGGAAAAACGTTGCCCAGGTAACCAATGCCAGATGTCCCAACTGCCACAAGAAACTGGAATTACGGGGTGAGGGTGAAGCCCGCATTTTTGTTTGCGCCTGCGGGTACCGGGAAAAGCTGGCCGCTTTTACTGAGCGGAAAAAGCAGGAGGGGGATACCCGGGTTTCTAAAAAGGATGTTTCCCGTTATTTAAAAGAGCAGGCGGATAAACCAATTAATAACGCATTGGCGGAAGCGCTGGCTAAGCTGAAGCTGCACTAG
- a CDS encoding ABC transporter ATP-binding protein has product MKLLELKGVSKAFGGIMACRDVSFVTKQGQIMGLIGPNGAGKTTMFNLITGVYAPTSGSILFQGQELAGMGPAGIVSRGIARTFQNIRLFRNLSVLDNVCIAVDKHVKYSFVTSLLRLPYILKQEQEIREQAMAYLAEVGLADKAGVQADSLPYGLQRKLEIARALALRPKLLLLDEPAAGMNPEESLDLAKLIRRLHQRHNLTILLIEHHMDVVMELCDSIFVLNFGLKLAEGTAQAIQTNPDVLKAYLGEGYKRVRS; this is encoded by the coding sequence ATGAAGCTGCTTGAATTAAAGGGAGTAAGCAAGGCGTTTGGCGGGATCATGGCTTGCCGGGATGTCAGTTTTGTCACTAAGCAGGGACAAATCATGGGTTTGATCGGGCCTAACGGTGCCGGTAAAACCACAATGTTCAACCTGATTACCGGTGTGTACGCACCTACCAGCGGCAGTATCCTGTTTCAGGGGCAGGAGCTTGCCGGTATGGGGCCGGCTGGCATTGTAAGCCGGGGTATTGCCCGGACTTTTCAGAATATCCGCTTATTCCGTAACCTGTCCGTGCTGGACAATGTCTGTATTGCCGTCGATAAACATGTCAAGTATTCGTTTGTGACTTCCCTGCTCAGACTGCCGTATATACTGAAACAGGAACAGGAAATACGGGAGCAGGCTATGGCGTATTTAGCTGAAGTGGGACTTGCGGACAAAGCCGGGGTACAGGCGGACAGCCTGCCTTACGGCCTGCAGCGCAAGCTGGAGATTGCCCGGGCCCTGGCCCTGCGGCCCAAGCTCTTGCTGTTAGACGAACCGGCAGCCGGTATGAATCCGGAGGAATCGCTGGATTTGGCCAAACTCATCCGCCGGCTTCATCAGCGGCATAACCTGACAATATTATTGATCGAACATCATATGGATGTTGTGATGGAGCTTTGTGATTCTATTTTTGTGCTTAATTTCGGCCTGAAACTGGCCGAAGGGACCGCACAGGCCATTCAAACCAATCCTGATGTACTCAAGGCTTATCTCGGGGAGGGGTATAAACGTGTTAGAAGTTAG
- a CDS encoding ABC transporter ATP-binding protein — protein sequence MYSRLISGRGINVLEVSGLNVKYGQIHALRDVTLTVPAGRIVAVIGANGAGKSTLMMTLAGLLQPASGTIVYEGRPLSRKAYEVVGQGVCLVPERRRLYANLTVKENLLMGAFLRQDKAGIQADLEKMYQLFPIMQERLKQYAGTLSGGEQQMVAIARGLMSRPRLLLLDEPSLGLAPLMVANMFAVIRGIRAQGTTILLAEQNAFEALEMADEAFVLETGRVILSGSGKTLIDDPLVQKAYLGITH from the coding sequence ATGTACTCAAGGCTTATCTCGGGGAGGGGTATAAACGTGTTAGAAGTTAGCGGCCTAAATGTGAAATATGGGCAAATCCATGCTCTCCGTGATGTAACCCTGACCGTACCGGCCGGCCGGATTGTGGCCGTGATCGGCGCCAACGGGGCCGGCAAATCCACGCTGATGATGACCCTGGCCGGCCTTTTGCAGCCGGCCAGCGGCACTATTGTTTATGAAGGCCGCCCTTTATCCCGTAAAGCGTATGAGGTTGTCGGCCAGGGGGTGTGCCTGGTGCCGGAGCGCCGGCGCCTCTATGCCAACCTTACTGTTAAAGAGAATCTGCTGATGGGGGCTTTTCTGCGCCAGGACAAAGCCGGTATCCAGGCTGATCTGGAAAAGATGTACCAACTCTTCCCGATCATGCAGGAACGGCTCAAACAATATGCCGGGACTTTAAGCGGCGGTGAACAGCAAATGGTGGCAATCGCCAGAGGCCTGATGTCCCGCCCGCGGCTACTGCTCCTGGATGAGCCGTCCCTGGGCCTGGCGCCGCTGATGGTTGCCAATATGTTTGCGGTTATCCGCGGCATCCGCGCTCAGGGCACGACGATACTGCTGGCAGAGCAGAATGCCTTTGAGGCGCTGGAAATGGCGGATGAGGCTTTTGTCCTGGAAACAGGCCGGGTGATTCTGTCCGGGTCCGGTAAGACTTTGATTGATGACCCGCTGGTGCAAAAAGCATATTTGGGAATAACGCACTAA
- a CDS encoding ABC transporter substrate-binding protein: protein MKMRWLVLVMLAILATVAAGCGTAGDDNVIKIGNAVALTGDNSTWGQAEKNALEMEIEKINAKGGVLGKKLQLVAYDTRADATEGVNVTKRLVSDKVAGIIGPGQSGVAIAMSSVAEPAKVPFIATSATNPKVTVDDKTNKVRKYAFRTCFIDPFQGTVAAQFAAKELKATTAAIVYDVGSDYSAWLGKYFTAEFEKQGGKIVANEAFRSGELDYRAILGKIKGTNPEVIFIPTMQKEAALVMKQAADLGIKTKFVGGDGWGSPDLLTLGGSAVEGSYFVNLASMDDPDIQNFIKEYQEKYKADPIMPNPVMAIDALYALVDAMNKTNSADPVKIAEQLEKTKDLPVLSGKLTIDPNTHDPLNKPAIIQEVKDGKFIFKSKFVTQ, encoded by the coding sequence ATGAAAATGAGATGGTTAGTCCTGGTTATGCTGGCGATTTTGGCAACAGTGGCTGCTGGCTGTGGCACGGCCGGCGATGACAATGTTATCAAGATCGGCAATGCCGTCGCTTTAACCGGTGACAATTCAACCTGGGGCCAGGCTGAAAAAAATGCCCTGGAAATGGAAATTGAAAAGATTAATGCCAAAGGCGGGGTATTAGGCAAAAAACTGCAATTGGTGGCTTATGACACCCGGGCCGATGCAACGGAAGGGGTCAATGTAACTAAAAGATTGGTCAGTGATAAAGTGGCAGGTATTATCGGACCGGGACAAAGCGGTGTGGCTATTGCCATGAGTTCGGTGGCCGAACCGGCCAAAGTGCCTTTTATTGCCACTTCGGCCACCAACCCCAAAGTGACTGTTGACGATAAGACCAATAAAGTCCGTAAGTATGCGTTTCGTACCTGTTTCATTGATCCCTTCCAGGGAACGGTGGCAGCCCAGTTTGCAGCCAAGGAACTGAAGGCTACCACGGCCGCTATTGTTTATGATGTAGGCTCCGACTATTCAGCCTGGCTCGGCAAATATTTTACTGCCGAGTTTGAAAAGCAAGGGGGGAAAATTGTCGCCAATGAGGCTTTCCGCTCCGGCGAACTTGATTACCGCGCTATATTAGGCAAAATCAAAGGCACAAACCCTGAGGTCATTTTTATACCCACGATGCAGAAAGAAGCAGCCCTGGTGATGAAGCAGGCTGCCGACCTTGGCATTAAAACCAAGTTTGTAGGTGGTGACGGCTGGGGCAGCCCTGATTTGCTCACCCTTGGCGGCTCGGCAGTAGAAGGCTCTTATTTTGTAAACCTGGCCAGTATGGATGATCCGGATATTCAAAACTTTATTAAAGAGTATCAGGAAAAATATAAAGCCGACCCGATCATGCCCAACCCGGTTATGGCGATTGATGCCCTCTACGCGTTGGTTGATGCCATGAATAAAACCAATAGTGCCGATCCGGTGAAAATAGCCGAACAACTGGAGAAAACCAAAGATCTCCCGGTACTAAGCGGCAAGCTGACTATTGATCCGAATACCCATGATCCGCTGAATAAGCCGGCCATCATCCAGGAAGTTAAAGATGGCAAGTTCATCTTTAAATCCAAATTTGTTACCCAGTAA
- a CDS encoding branched-chain amino acid ABC transporter permease yields MAEYISGVITFSLIYVIATVGLAVFTGFTGLFSLGHAAFFAVGAYTASILTYFYDVNYYLALVAGMAMAAVVGTIIGYPTLRAKLRSDYFAIATLGFGEAVRVLLENLEITQGARGLPGIANETTLTVVVIATILVIWVARNFVYSRYGRAAIAVREDFVAAEMMGINLFQVRMRSLLFSAMTAGLAGGLFAHYVSFIQPGMFTAYLSTQLTASVVAGGMGSITGPVVAAVLFVAIPEALRVASMWRLVAYGFLLVAIMVFRPQGLFGYKEISLHSFRRLFRKEVS; encoded by the coding sequence ATGGCAGAATATATTAGCGGGGTTATAACTTTCAGCCTGATTTACGTCATTGCTACCGTTGGTCTGGCTGTCTTTACCGGCTTTACCGGTCTTTTTTCCTTAGGGCATGCCGCTTTTTTTGCTGTTGGCGCCTATACGGCCAGTATTCTTACTTATTTCTATGATGTTAACTACTATCTGGCCCTGGTGGCCGGTATGGCTATGGCCGCAGTGGTGGGCACCATCATTGGCTATCCCACGCTGCGGGCCAAGCTGCGCAGTGATTACTTTGCCATTGCCACGCTGGGGTTTGGTGAAGCTGTCCGGGTGCTGCTGGAAAACCTTGAAATTACCCAGGGCGCGCGCGGGCTTCCCGGCATTGCCAATGAAACAACGCTGACAGTTGTCGTGATAGCCACGATTCTGGTCATCTGGGTTGCCCGGAACTTCGTTTATTCCCGGTATGGCCGGGCCGCCATTGCGGTGCGGGAGGACTTTGTTGCCGCTGAGATGATGGGAATTAATCTGTTTCAGGTACGGATGCGTTCCCTGCTGTTTAGCGCGATGACCGCCGGTTTGGCCGGCGGGTTGTTTGCTCACTATGTTTCTTTTATTCAGCCAGGCATGTTTACCGCCTATTTGTCGACCCAATTGACAGCAAGCGTTGTCGCCGGCGGTATGGGCAGCATCACCGGGCCGGTTGTTGCCGCCGTACTGTTTGTGGCTATCCCGGAAGCTCTCCGGGTGGCCAGTATGTGGCGGCTGGTGGCCTATGGCTTCCTGCTGGTGGCAATTATGGTATTCAGGCCACAGGGCTTATTTGGCTATAAAGAGATCTCTCTGCACAGTTTTCGCCGCTTGTTTAGAAAAGAGGTGTCCTGA